The Bernardetia litoralis DSM 6794 genome includes a window with the following:
- the kynU gene encoding kynureninase, producing MNFETTKNFASQLDNNDSLAHFRDKFWIPTLNSISKNTNSSNEKGKEKVVYFCGNSLGLQPKTTKAYIEQELEDWKNLGVEGHFHGKNPWLSYHKLLTNQTAKIVGAKPIEVVVMNNLTVNLHLLMVSFYRPNQKRFKILMEGGAFPSDQYAIESQVKFHGFSPDDAIVEMMPRKNENSEGEETLRTEDILKKIEELGDELALVMFGGVNYYTGQFFDLEKITQAAHKVGATAGFDLAHAAGNVPLKLHDWKVDFATWCSYKYLNSGAGGTSGVFINEKYADDDSLPRFAGWWGHDEKDRFKMKKGFIPMRGAEGWQLSNAQILPMAVHKASLDIFEEAGFENLRQKSEQLTVYMEFLIENFNKEQSKIKIKIITPKNKLERGCQLSLVFDKEGKKYHETLTKRGVISDWREPNVIRIAPIPLYNSFMDCYRFYEILKEIAV from the coding sequence TTTTGCATCACAATTAGATAATAATGATTCTCTAGCTCATTTTAGAGATAAATTTTGGATTCCTACTCTCAATTCCATTTCAAAAAACACTAATTCTAGTAACGAAAAAGGCAAAGAAAAAGTCGTTTATTTTTGTGGTAATTCTCTAGGACTTCAACCCAAAACTACTAAAGCCTACATAGAACAAGAATTAGAAGATTGGAAAAATTTAGGCGTAGAAGGACATTTTCATGGAAAAAATCCTTGGCTTTCGTATCACAAACTACTTACAAATCAGACTGCCAAAATTGTAGGAGCAAAACCTATTGAAGTAGTTGTAATGAATAATTTGACTGTTAATTTACATTTATTGATGGTTTCTTTTTATCGTCCAAATCAAAAACGTTTTAAAATATTGATGGAAGGTGGTGCTTTTCCATCTGACCAATATGCCATCGAATCTCAAGTTAAGTTTCATGGATTTTCTCCAGATGATGCCATTGTAGAAATGATGCCCAGAAAAAATGAGAATAGCGAAGGAGAGGAAACTCTACGAACAGAAGATATACTAAAAAAGATAGAAGAGCTAGGCGATGAGTTGGCTTTAGTCATGTTTGGTGGTGTAAATTATTACACAGGACAATTTTTTGATTTAGAAAAAATAACTCAAGCAGCTCATAAAGTTGGTGCAACAGCAGGATTTGATTTGGCTCATGCAGCAGGAAATGTTCCTTTAAAACTTCATGATTGGAAGGTAGATTTTGCTACTTGGTGTAGTTATAAATACCTAAACTCTGGTGCTGGTGGAACTTCTGGAGTATTTATTAATGAAAAATATGCTGATGATGACTCGCTTCCTCGTTTTGCTGGTTGGTGGGGACACGATGAAAAAGACCGTTTTAAGATGAAAAAAGGATTTATTCCGATGCGTGGCGCAGAAGGTTGGCAGCTTAGTAATGCACAGATTTTGCCGATGGCAGTACATAAAGCCTCTTTAGATATTTTTGAAGAAGCAGGTTTTGAAAATTTAAGACAAAAAAGCGAACAGCTAACAGTTTATATGGAATTTTTGATAGAAAATTTTAACAAAGAACAATCAAAAATTAAAATCAAAATTATTACGCCAAAAAATAAACTTGAAAGAGGTTGTCAGTTATCTTTAGTTTTTGATAAAGAAGGCAAAAAATACCACGAAACCTTGACAAAAAGAGGAGTTATTTCTGATTGGAGAGAACCCAATGTCATTCGTATTGCACCTATTCCTTTGTACAATTCTTTTATGGATTGCTACCGTTTTTATGAAATTTTGAAGGAAATTGCTGTTTAG
- a CDS encoding cell envelope integrity protein TolA codes for MKFQSIVFFLFFISTTFLFVQNGFSQTNSYSLSPKVDSALVRFSIFDAANKPLQTKVCFYGKNTKKTFCINEEISKANNQNEILLPNNDTYLVYSSISVLAYQIPVSDIENQFYNLAFAFPTDKADQIQPTPENALIRILPINHEKEPQKAKIILTSKKDNSIYNSHTDSTNSEGAAVFLIPTGDIYSISINGNQNYDKIEVAEQYFSKVDKYIQYEGMKIGKIQPSLDSAVFNIIYSDLEEKPAINEIFTITSKSTGKEYKTLPTDENGKAQIKIPIGDTYSIGIKYLKDFMEQEVSSDEGIYILPLEILYPSSEQIEARRKEMEEADKKREIEWKKLEKEMAALDKKNEELRLERIKKEQEEAEKAQKEYEIQVENLRLAKKLQDSLESIQRQKDIQEQIKKDKKKEEERKELAIKKEAKIKAAEAKELRDILKRNQYSWGSDTIVSKILNGKKEWKKKLFVLDVTSSMLPYIEQVKYWYSLNYAQDSTMEFYLFNDGNGMSSARKQIGITGGIYECKGCKINKLEQLITQARTAGNGGDSQENDLEAILYALKYTDGYDELVLVADNMSYARDMILIEKIGVPIRIILCGTSRFVNEQYLNIAYLTGGSVHTIEEEINDLSDMIEGKMITVSGYQYRFTKGRFFRMPKK; via the coding sequence ATGAAATTTCAATCTATTGTATTTTTTTTATTCTTCATTTCTACTACTTTTTTATTTGTTCAAAATGGCTTTTCGCAAACAAATTCCTATTCTCTCTCTCCAAAAGTAGATAGCGCATTAGTTCGTTTTTCAATATTTGATGCAGCTAATAAACCTCTACAAACAAAAGTTTGTTTTTATGGAAAAAATACAAAAAAGACATTTTGTATAAATGAAGAAATCAGTAAAGCTAATAATCAGAATGAAATTTTACTTCCAAATAATGATACATATTTAGTTTATTCTTCTATTTCGGTTTTGGCGTATCAAATTCCAGTTTCTGATATTGAAAATCAATTTTATAATCTTGCTTTTGCTTTTCCAACAGATAAAGCAGACCAAATTCAGCCTACTCCAGAAAATGCTCTTATTCGTATTTTACCAATAAATCACGAGAAAGAACCACAAAAAGCCAAAATTATACTTACAAGTAAGAAAGATAATTCAATTTATAATTCTCATACAGATTCTACCAATTCGGAAGGTGCAGCTGTTTTTTTGATTCCTACTGGTGATATATATTCTATTTCAATAAATGGAAATCAAAATTATGATAAAATAGAAGTTGCAGAGCAGTATTTTTCGAAAGTAGATAAATATATTCAGTATGAAGGAATGAAAATTGGGAAAATTCAACCTTCTTTGGACAGTGCTGTTTTTAATATTATTTATTCAGACTTGGAAGAAAAACCTGCTATAAATGAAATATTTACTATCACAAGTAAAAGTACAGGAAAAGAATATAAAACTCTCCCAACAGATGAAAATGGAAAAGCACAAATCAAAATTCCTATTGGAGATACCTATTCGATTGGAATAAAATATTTGAAAGATTTTATGGAACAGGAAGTGAGTAGCGATGAGGGAATATATATTTTACCTTTAGAAATTCTCTATCCAAGTTCAGAGCAAATAGAAGCAAGGCGAAAAGAAATGGAGGAAGCAGATAAAAAACGAGAAATAGAATGGAAAAAATTAGAGAAAGAAATGGCAGCTTTGGATAAAAAAAATGAGGAGTTACGATTAGAACGAATTAAAAAAGAACAAGAAGAAGCTGAAAAAGCACAAAAAGAATATGAAATTCAAGTGGAAAATTTAAGGTTGGCAAAGAAGTTACAAGATTCTTTAGAATCAATTCAAAGACAGAAAGATATACAAGAACAAATAAAAAAAGATAAGAAGAAAGAAGAAGAGCGAAAAGAACTTGCGATAAAAAAAGAAGCTAAAATAAAAGCAGCTGAAGCAAAAGAACTGAGAGATATTTTGAAGCGTAATCAATATAGTTGGGGAAGTGATACCATAGTTAGTAAAATTTTAAATGGTAAGAAAGAATGGAAAAAGAAATTGTTTGTTTTGGATGTAACAAGTAGTATGCTGCCATATATTGAGCAAGTAAAATATTGGTATAGTCTGAATTATGCTCAAGATTCGACAATGGAATTTTATCTTTTTAATGATGGAAATGGAATGTCTTCGGCAAGAAAGCAAATCGGAATCACAGGAGGTATTTATGAATGTAAAGGCTGTAAAATCAATAAATTGGAACAACTTATAACTCAAGCAAGAACAGCAGGAAATGGAGGGGATTCGCAAGAAAATGACCTTGAAGCTATTTTGTATGCTCTAAAATATACAGATGGATATGATGAATTGGTTTTGGTGGCAGATAATATGAGTTATGCTAGAGATATGATTTTGATAGAAAAAATAGGTGTTCCTATTAGGATTATTTTGTGTGGAACTTCTCGTTTTGTCAATGAACAGTATTTGAATATTGCTTATTTGACAGGTGGTTCGGTGCATACAATAGAAGAAGAAATAAATGATTTAAGTGATATGATAGAAGGAAAAATGATTACAGTAAGTGGTTATCAATATCGTTTTACGAAAGGTCGTTTTTTTAGAATGCCTAAGAAGTAA
- a CDS encoding NAD(P)-dependent alcohol dehydrogenase, with protein sequence MSTSVKAFGTEAKDKPLKEMTIERRELTLQDIEIDILYCGVCHSDLHTARNDWGGTVYSAVPGHEIVGKVTKIGKEVTKLKVGDYAAVGCMVDSCQSCDSCNQDLEQYCLNGFTGTYNGKDKHLGGRTFGGYSEKVVVDENFVLKIPKNLADSNLAAVAPLLCAGVTTWSPLRHWNVKEGSKVAVVGLGGLGHMAIKLAKGLGAEVTLFSRSPSKEKDAKELGADTVVISTDETQMKLARGKFDLIIDTVPYEHDLNPYVSTLSVNGTLVLVGFIGELDSMLQTPTMIMGRRSIAGSVIGGIKETQEMLDFCGEHNIVSEIEEIKMQEINEAYERMLKSDVRYRFVIDMKSLKNN encoded by the coding sequence ATGTCAACTAGCGTAAAAGCATTCGGAACAGAAGCAAAAGATAAGCCTTTAAAAGAAATGACCATCGAACGCAGAGAACTAACTCTACAAGATATTGAAATTGATATTTTGTATTGTGGTGTTTGCCATTCTGATTTACATACTGCCAGAAATGATTGGGGAGGGACAGTTTATTCTGCTGTTCCAGGTCATGAAATTGTAGGAAAAGTAACTAAAATAGGAAAAGAAGTTACTAAACTCAAAGTAGGTGATTATGCTGCTGTGGGTTGCATGGTAGATTCGTGTCAGAGCTGTGATAGCTGTAATCAAGATTTGGAACAATATTGTTTGAATGGTTTTACAGGAACTTATAATGGAAAAGATAAACATTTAGGAGGTCGTACTTTTGGTGGATATTCTGAAAAAGTTGTTGTAGATGAAAATTTTGTCTTGAAAATTCCTAAAAATCTTGCAGATTCTAACTTGGCTGCTGTTGCGCCTTTGCTTTGTGCAGGTGTTACTACGTGGTCGCCTTTGCGTCATTGGAATGTAAAAGAAGGTAGCAAAGTTGCTGTTGTGGGTTTGGGAGGTCTTGGACACATGGCAATCAAACTAGCTAAAGGTCTGGGGGCAGAAGTTACTCTTTTTTCTCGTTCTCCAAGTAAAGAAAAAGATGCAAAAGAATTAGGTGCTGACACAGTTGTTATCTCAACAGATGAAACTCAAATGAAATTGGCAAGAGGAAAATTTGATTTAATTATTGATACTGTTCCTTATGAACACGATTTGAATCCCTATGTTTCGACGCTTTCAGTAAATGGAACTTTAGTTTTGGTTGGTTTTATAGGCGAATTAGATTCTATGCTCCAAACTCCAACTATGATAATGGGAAGACGTTCGATTGCTGGTTCTGTAATTGGTGGAATCAAAGAAACTCAAGAAATGTTAGATTTCTGTGGAGAACATAATATTGTTTCAGAAATTGAAGAAATTAAAATGCAAGAAATAAACGAAGCCTACGAAAGAATGCTCAAAAGTGATGTTCGTTATCGTTTTGTTATTGATATGAAATCGTTGAAGAATAATTAA
- a CDS encoding quinone-dependent dihydroorotate dehydrogenase: MYSLLRPLFFKLDAEKAHYTAISGLQTLLKAGGKFVVTNPINSDKKLEREVFGLKFKNPVGLAAGFDKNAKWIEELDQLGFGFIEIGTLTPKPQDGNPKPRLFRLKEDNALINRMGFNNEGVEIAVERLKKIKAKKPHIIIGGNIGKNKITPNEEATSDYLICFDALFDYVDYFVVNVSSPNTPNLRELQEKKPLTELLQTLQNRNQEHQNPKPLLLKIAPDLTNSQLDDIIEIAKETKLAGIIATNTTISRENLKTESQKVEMIGNGGLSGKPLKNRSTEVIAYLHQKSNAAFPIIGVGGIHSPKDALEKLEAGAALIQLYTGFIYEGWELISKINKEILNTKP, from the coding sequence ATGTATTCACTTCTACGCCCTCTTTTTTTCAAACTTGATGCTGAAAAAGCGCATTACACAGCCATCTCAGGACTACAAACACTTCTAAAAGCAGGAGGAAAATTTGTTGTAACAAATCCTATAAATTCTGATAAAAAATTAGAAAGAGAAGTTTTTGGATTAAAATTCAAAAATCCAGTTGGTTTGGCTGCTGGTTTTGATAAAAATGCAAAATGGATTGAAGAATTAGACCAATTAGGTTTTGGATTTATAGAAATAGGAACGCTCACACCAAAACCACAAGACGGAAATCCAAAACCTCGTTTGTTTCGTTTAAAAGAAGATAATGCGCTCATTAATAGAATGGGTTTTAATAATGAAGGTGTAGAGATTGCAGTTGAACGATTGAAAAAAATTAAAGCCAAAAAGCCACATATTATTATTGGTGGAAATATTGGTAAAAATAAAATTACTCCTAATGAAGAAGCTACAAGTGATTATTTAATCTGTTTTGATGCTCTTTTTGATTATGTGGATTATTTTGTAGTCAATGTAAGCTCGCCCAACACACCAAATTTGAGAGAATTACAGGAAAAAAAGCCACTTACAGAGCTTTTACAAACGCTCCAAAATCGCAATCAAGAACATCAAAATCCAAAACCTTTACTTCTCAAAATTGCGCCAGACCTTACCAATTCTCAATTGGATGATATTATAGAAATTGCTAAAGAAACTAAATTGGCAGGAATAATAGCCACAAATACAACAATTAGCCGAGAAAATCTCAAAACAGAATCTCAAAAAGTAGAAATGATTGGAAATGGTGGACTTAGTGGAAAACCATTAAAAAATAGAAGTACAGAAGTAATTGCGTATCTTCATCAAAAATCAAATGCTGCTTTTCCAATTATTGGAGTGGGAGGAATCCATAGCCCAAAAGATGCACTAGAAAAACTAGAAGCAGGAGCAGCTTTGATTCAACTTTATACAGGTTTTATTTATGAAGGTTGGGAATTGATTAGTAAAATAAATAAAGAAATTTTGAACACTAAACCCTAA
- a CDS encoding serine hydrolase, which translates to MQSTFIRIFIAFILLFFPSNFIQAQNLYFPPLVETEENNWETIPTSELEWCDEQIDSLYTFLDEKNTKGFIVLKDGKIVLEKYFGTFTQDSAWYWASAGKSMVATLIGIAQRSSLLDVNKKTSTYLGEGWTNLIKEQEDKITIRHQMTMTTGLKEPDITGIDNCLTPSCLTYGSAPDTRWYYYNSPYRLLQNVLDSATGKPINQYFAERITRKTGITGAFLNYTLFSKPRSMARFGLLMLNRGKWETNPVLNDAMYFEQMTNTSQLLNPSYGYLWWLNGKDSYKLPASDEIFEGSMIPNAPSDMIAALGANDQKIYIVPSQNLVVVRVGNSAESEELNALSSFDNELWGKLSNLSCHDPILTNESKGEEETMKIFPNPSYQNYFLKIPNGRYDIAIRDSLGKIIYKAQVTHSFRIAASKWKKGMYFVEITPVGTKTTTYLKIVKE; encoded by the coding sequence ATGCAATCAACTTTTATACGTATTTTTATAGCTTTTATTTTATTATTCTTTCCTTCTAACTTTATTCAAGCCCAAAATTTATATTTCCCTCCTCTTGTAGAAACCGAAGAAAATAACTGGGAAACAATACCAACTTCTGAATTAGAGTGGTGTGATGAGCAAATTGATAGTTTATATACTTTTTTAGACGAAAAAAACACAAAAGGTTTTATTGTCTTGAAAGATGGTAAGATTGTTTTGGAAAAATATTTTGGAACATTTACTCAAGATAGTGCTTGGTATTGGGCATCAGCAGGCAAATCTATGGTTGCTACTTTGATAGGAATTGCACAACGTTCTAGCCTTTTAGATGTTAATAAAAAGACATCTACTTATTTGGGTGAAGGTTGGACAAATCTAATAAAAGAACAAGAAGATAAAATTACAATTCGCCATCAAATGACAATGACAACAGGATTAAAAGAACCTGATATTACAGGAATAGATAATTGTCTTACTCCTTCTTGTTTGACTTATGGCTCTGCACCTGACACTCGTTGGTATTATTATAATTCTCCTTATCGTCTTTTACAAAATGTTTTGGATAGTGCAACAGGAAAACCAATAAATCAATATTTTGCTGAAAGAATAACTCGTAAAACAGGAATTACAGGTGCTTTTTTGAATTATACTTTATTTTCTAAACCTCGTAGCATGGCTCGTTTTGGGCTTTTGATGCTTAATAGAGGAAAATGGGAAACTAATCCAGTTTTGAATGATGCTATGTATTTTGAGCAAATGACAAATACGTCTCAACTTCTGAATCCTTCCTATGGCTATTTATGGTGGCTCAATGGAAAAGACTCTTACAAACTTCCAGCCTCTGATGAAATTTTTGAGGGTTCGATGATTCCAAATGCTCCTTCTGATATGATTGCAGCTTTAGGCGCAAATGACCAAAAAATTTATATTGTTCCTAGTCAGAATTTAGTCGTTGTGAGAGTAGGAAATAGTGCCGAATCAGAAGAGTTGAATGCACTTTCTTCTTTTGATAATGAACTTTGGGGCAAACTTTCTAATTTATCTTGTCATGACCCTATTTTAACAAATGAAAGTAAAGGAGAAGAAGAAACTATGAAAATTTTTCCTAATCCAAGTTATCAAAATTATTTTCTAAAGATTCCAAATGGAAGATATGATATTGCTATTCGTGATTCTTTGGGTAAAATTATTTATAAAGCACAGGTTACACATTCTTTTAGAATTGCTGCCAGCAAATGGAAAAAAGGAATGTATTTTGTTGAAATTACGCCTGTTGGAACAAAAACAACTACGTATTTGAAGATTGTTAAGGAATAA
- a CDS encoding ferritin-like domain-containing protein, with product MNTESNKKAIDGLNELIEKNYDAEKGYKEAVTDVENHELKDFFTKSVQQRYEFGHELKTEIQKLGGTVEKGTSITGDLHRVWINLKALVLGKDVEAVVNECERGETAAIEDYEKILKMEEMPMESKTVIHKHLQLIRSSLDHLEELKKRFATG from the coding sequence ATGAATACTGAATCAAATAAAAAAGCAATAGATGGCTTAAATGAACTTATCGAAAAGAATTATGATGCTGAAAAAGGCTATAAAGAAGCTGTTACAGATGTAGAAAATCACGAATTAAAGGATTTTTTTACAAAATCTGTTCAGCAACGTTATGAGTTTGGGCATGAACTCAAAACTGAAATTCAAAAACTGGGTGGAACAGTAGAAAAAGGGACAAGCATTACAGGAGATTTGCATCGTGTATGGATAAACTTGAAAGCCTTAGTTTTAGGGAAAGATGTTGAAGCTGTTGTTAACGAATGCGAACGAGGAGAAACAGCAGCCATTGAAGATTATGAAAAAATATTGAAAATGGAAGAAATGCCAATGGAATCCAAAACGGTCATTCATAAACACTTACAACTAATTCGATCTTCATTAGACCATTTGGAAGAATTGAAAAAACGTTTTGCAACTGGATAA
- a CDS encoding RNA polymerase sigma factor: protein MENEKLIQFLRESTHRKKALEFLYQFFEKTSKGLQKIGAKQDQTKDIFQEGILIFYHQAQKKDFYLSCKPSTYLFGICQNIFRNKKRKEAKQNTLSNTDFLIELSNATNLENQEQQNIYKSDEAISILRTILSELGEPCKKLLTGYYVDKFSMKELAQKLGYNSDLTAKAQKYKCLQRAKKLAQNQLENLQTILL, encoded by the coding sequence ATGGAAAATGAAAAACTAATTCAATTTTTAAGAGAATCTACACACCGAAAAAAAGCCTTAGAATTTCTCTATCAATTTTTTGAAAAGACAAGTAAAGGATTGCAAAAAATAGGAGCAAAACAAGACCAAACCAAAGATATTTTTCAAGAAGGCATTTTGATATTTTATCATCAAGCACAAAAAAAAGATTTTTATTTGTCTTGTAAGCCATCAACTTATCTTTTTGGAATCTGTCAGAATATTTTTAGAAATAAAAAAAGAAAAGAAGCCAAGCAAAATACGCTTTCAAATACTGATTTTTTGATAGAATTGTCAAATGCAACTAATCTTGAAAATCAAGAACAACAAAATATTTATAAAAGTGATGAAGCAATTTCTATTTTGAGAACAATCTTATCAGAATTAGGCGAACCATGTAAAAAATTATTAACAGGATATTATGTAGATAAATTTTCGATGAAAGAATTAGCCCAAAAACTAGGTTATAATTCAGATTTAACAGCCAAAGCGCAAAAATATAAATGCTTGCAGAGAGCTAAAAAATTAGCTCAAAATCAATTAGAAAACCTACAAACTATTCTACTGTAA
- a CDS encoding OmpA family protein: MSPHLTEIEKIEQLLEQENFDLNNFSIEKKQDILLQKQLIEELTNLQILEELEEIHNQRNIKNNPFKRYIYIFSALLFLFSLMGIYFVSDFSFNQKNEINSENSIQNEINSYKNNEIVQNKNLENSIPQNTKSGLSWNKNYLIDTLKKSLDNLMDLKKAKIKRIHIIDTANRNKKNRMYHCTISTSIQSNEIIVCTNNSIFYLQSVSHNFIDSLYDVWYRQNPNYKYNRVTFYGELDYHIKKEEIKIVNLDGKNIISSPSLSADGNTLYYSKKSKKGDYDIWKTERILQNGKMTWQEPTEVKALNQLKSYELSPSISADGNTIYFSRNPNATGCARIYFSTKNEFGEWNKPQMISISDNKHINYGCDGAPYILPDGKTLLFSAQRTGKGVKNLGLYDIYMIQKQENNKWSEMELIESISSESTESHFTVLPKENKIYFSRMPPNGGYYFQSGHSIPIPKQLQAFFPQKEDSKLITQKNKLFETSTGKDFELNNFTFASNSALLTQKGKENLERILLFMNENPAVSLQIIAHTDNEGEINYNQILSEKRAKAVCQFLIEKGIDIKRLVPIGKGENQPKVENTNTENKAKNRRVEFFVTDEIK; encoded by the coding sequence ATGTCACCACACCTCACAGAAATCGAAAAAATAGAACAGCTTTTAGAACAAGAAAATTTTGATTTGAATAATTTTTCTATTGAAAAAAAACAAGATATTCTTTTACAAAAACAACTTATAGAAGAACTAACAAACCTTCAGATTTTGGAGGAATTAGAGGAGATTCATAACCAAAGAAACATCAAAAATAATCCTTTCAAAAGATACATTTATATTTTTTCTGCTTTATTATTCTTGTTCTCTTTGATGGGAATTTACTTTGTGTCTGATTTTAGCTTTAATCAAAAAAATGAAATTAACTCAGAAAACTCCATCCAAAATGAAATTAATTCTTATAAAAATAATGAAATAGTCCAAAACAAAAACCTTGAAAATTCTATTCCTCAAAATACTAAAAGTGGTCTTTCTTGGAATAAAAATTATTTAATTGATACATTAAAAAAATCTTTAGATAATTTGATGGATTTAAAGAAAGCCAAAATTAAGAGAATACATATTATTGATACAGCGAATAGAAATAAGAAAAATCGTATGTATCATTGCACAATTTCTACAAGTATTCAATCTAATGAAATTATCGTTTGCACGAATAATTCAATTTTCTATTTACAATCTGTTTCTCATAATTTTATAGATAGTTTATATGATGTTTGGTACAGACAAAATCCTAATTATAAGTACAATAGAGTTACTTTTTATGGAGAGTTAGATTATCATATCAAAAAAGAAGAAATAAAAATAGTCAATCTAGATGGAAAAAATATAATTTCTTCTCCTTCGCTTTCTGCTGATGGGAATACACTTTATTATTCTAAGAAAAGCAAAAAAGGCGATTATGATATTTGGAAAACAGAACGAATTTTACAAAATGGAAAAATGACTTGGCAAGAACCAACAGAAGTAAAAGCACTCAATCAACTCAAATCTTATGAACTTTCGCCTTCTATTTCGGCAGATGGAAATACAATTTATTTTTCAAGAAATCCGAATGCGACAGGTTGTGCAAGAATTTATTTTTCTACAAAAAATGAATTTGGAGAATGGAACAAACCTCAAATGATTTCTATTTCTGACAACAAACATATAAATTATGGTTGTGATGGTGCTCCTTATATTTTGCCTGATGGAAAAACGCTTTTATTTTCGGCTCAACGTACAGGAAAAGGCGTGAAAAATCTAGGTTTATATGATATTTATATGATTCAAAAACAAGAAAATAATAAATGGTCTGAAATGGAATTGATAGAAAGTATTAGTTCAGAATCTACTGAAAGTCATTTTACAGTTTTGCCAAAGGAAAATAAAATCTATTTTTCAAGAATGCCTCCCAATGGTGGTTATTATTTTCAGTCTGGGCATAGCATTCCAATTCCAAAACAGTTACAAGCCTTTTTTCCTCAAAAAGAAGATTCTAAATTAATCACTCAAAAAAACAAACTCTTCGAAACTTCCACAGGAAAAGATTTTGAACTTAATAATTTTACTTTCGCTTCAAATTCAGCTTTACTTACTCAAAAAGGAAAAGAGAATTTAGAACGAATTTTACTTTTTATGAATGAAAACCCTGCCGTTTCTCTTCAAATAATTGCTCATACAGATAATGAAGGCGAAATAAATTATAATCAAATTTTGTCAGAGAAAAGAGCAAAAGCAGTTTGTCAGTTTTTGATAGAAAAAGGAATTGATATAAAAAGACTTGTTCCAATCGGAAAAGGAGAAAATCAGCCTAAAGTAGAAAACACAAACACAGAAAATAAGGCAAAAAACAGAAGAGTAGAGTTTTTTGTAACTGATGAAATAAAGTAA